A stretch of Candidatus Sphingomonas phytovorans DNA encodes these proteins:
- a CDS encoding GspH/FimT family pseudopilin: MPRARSRERDRGFTPIRRFAEHGFTPVRRSAEHGFTLIELMIVITIIGLASAAVVWALPDPRGRLLDEATRFAARTRVAQQSAIVDARPVSVWVSGGGYGFDERTHGSWAPIGDKPLRVTSWGKGTRAIIADAGGRQRIMFDSTGLADRPLDVRLKRDAEEVSVSIAPDGSVKVGG, translated from the coding sequence TTGCCAAGAGCGCGGTCGCGAGAGCGTGATCGCGGCTTCACCCCCATTCGGCGTTTCGCCGAACACGGCTTCACCCCCGTTCGGCGCTCCGCCGAACACGGCTTCACGTTGATCGAACTGATGATCGTCATCACGATCATCGGGCTGGCGTCGGCTGCTGTCGTCTGGGCATTGCCGGATCCGCGCGGGCGGCTGCTCGATGAGGCGACACGCTTCGCGGCACGGACGCGCGTGGCGCAGCAATCGGCGATCGTCGATGCGCGGCCGGTGAGCGTCTGGGTTTCCGGCGGCGGCTATGGATTCGACGAGCGGACCCATGGCAGCTGGGCGCCGATCGGCGATAAGCCGCTGCGGGTGACAAGCTGGGGCAAGGGCACTCGCGCCATCATCGCCGATGCTGGTGGTCGCCAGCGCATCATGTTCGATTCGACCGGCCTCGCCGACCGGCCGCTCGACGTGCGGCTGAAGCGCGATGCGGAGGAAGTCTCCGTCAGCATTGCCCCCGATGGATCGGTGAAGGTCGGCGGCTGA
- the gspK gene encoding type II secretion system minor pseudopilin GspK, producing the protein MGADRSSERGAALLTVLLLVAVIAVLAATALEKLRLATRLGGNAIAMDQARAYGLAAETLALTKVSDLLSRDKSRVTLAGGWSGRAIPLPVPGGLATAKVSDGGNCFNLNSLAVETTPGSYAAFTPSRIQFARLIRLVGGSSASGESIAAAASDWIDTDTSPLDLGAEDSSYSGQAVPYRTANTLMTDPSELRAVAGVTPQIYAKLRPWLCTLPIAKPSKINVNTLLPEQAPLLAMLMPDTMTVEAARQVLLRRPPNGFESTSAFWKLPSLDAVTPPPDAMAQTAVTTGWFSLQVDATVGGAELEEHALIDATELPARLVSRHWGEQS; encoded by the coding sequence ATGGGGGCTGACCGTTCCTCCGAGCGCGGTGCCGCACTGCTCACGGTGCTGCTGCTCGTCGCGGTGATCGCGGTGCTGGCCGCGACCGCGCTGGAGAAGCTGCGTCTCGCGACCCGGCTTGGCGGCAACGCCATCGCGATGGACCAGGCCCGCGCCTATGGCCTCGCCGCGGAGACGCTGGCGCTGACCAAGGTCAGCGATCTGCTGTCGCGCGACAAGAGCCGTGTGACGCTGGCGGGCGGGTGGAGCGGCCGCGCGATCCCGCTCCCGGTGCCCGGCGGTCTCGCCACCGCCAAGGTATCGGATGGGGGGAATTGCTTCAACCTCAACAGCCTGGCGGTCGAGACCACGCCCGGCAGCTACGCCGCCTTTACCCCGTCGCGTATCCAGTTCGCGCGGCTGATCCGGCTGGTTGGCGGATCGAGCGCGTCAGGGGAATCGATCGCCGCCGCTGCGTCCGACTGGATCGACACCGACACGAGTCCGCTCGATCTGGGGGCCGAGGATTCGAGCTATAGCGGCCAGGCGGTTCCGTATCGTACCGCCAACACCCTGATGACCGATCCGAGCGAGTTGCGCGCCGTCGCCGGCGTCACACCGCAGATCTACGCCAAGCTTCGTCCCTGGCTCTGCACGTTGCCGATTGCCAAGCCCTCGAAGATCAACGTCAACACCTTGCTCCCGGAACAAGCGCCCTTGCTCGCGATGCTCATGCCCGACACGATGACGGTCGAGGCCGCCCGGCAGGTGCTGCTGCGCCGGCCGCCCAATGGCTTCGAAAGCACCAGCGCCTTCTGGAAGCTGCCTTCCCTCGATGCGGTCACGCCGCCGCCTGACGCGATGGCGCAGACCGCCGTCACGACCGGTTGGTTCTCGTTGCAGGTCGATGCGACGGTTGGGGGCGCCGAACTGGAAGAACATGCGTTGATCGACGCGACGGAGCTTCCCGCGCGGCTCGTCTCGCGGCACTGGGGCGAGCAGTCATGA
- the gspJ gene encoding type II secretion system minor pseudopilin GspJ, protein MKRSSCDSPAEAGVVVRSPRRFAEHGFTLVEVMISLLIFGLLAAAGVALLSFSVRAQAATDAKLDDVQALNRLSSALAADLAQAMERQTRNEAGDLLPAFSGEPGSGSAPMLRLVRGGWSNLDAAPRPSEQKVEYRVANGALERIAYPMLDGAQPLTRAVMLTRVRQVSLRYRINGAWGDRWQGTPIYALPQAMEMRVLRDDGVEFRQVFLVGAGYGKRKVPDGG, encoded by the coding sequence ATGAAACGCTCCTCTTGCGATTCCCCCGCGGAGGCGGGCGTCGTCGTCAGATCCCCTCGGCGTTTCGCCGAACATGGCTTCACGCTTGTGGAGGTGATGATCTCCCTCCTGATCTTCGGCCTGCTCGCCGCCGCTGGCGTGGCGCTGCTGTCGTTCAGCGTCCGGGCGCAGGCAGCGACCGACGCGAAGCTCGACGATGTCCAGGCCCTCAATCGCCTGTCCTCCGCCCTGGCGGCCGATCTCGCCCAGGCGATGGAGCGGCAGACGCGCAACGAGGCGGGAGACCTGCTCCCCGCCTTTTCCGGCGAACCGGGATCGGGCAGCGCACCGATGCTTCGCCTCGTGCGCGGCGGCTGGAGCAATCTGGACGCGGCACCGCGCCCGAGCGAGCAGAAGGTCGAATATCGCGTCGCGAACGGCGCGCTCGAACGAATCGCCTATCCGATGCTTGATGGCGCGCAGCCCCTGACCCGGGCGGTGATGCTGACCCGTGTCCGTCAGGTATCGCTCCGCTATCGAATCAACGGCGCCTGGGGCGATCGCTGGCAGGGGACACCGATCTACGCCTTGCCCCAGGCGATGGAGATGCGTGTTCTGCGCGACGACGGGGTGGAGTTCAGGCAGGTGTTCCTGGTTGGTGCCGGATACGGCAAGCGGAAGGTGCCTGATGGGGGCTGA
- the gspG gene encoding type II secretion system major pseudopilin GspG, protein MNTPRKAPIRKRQREEGFTPVRRSAEHGFTPVRRSAEHGFTLVELMVVIVILGLLATIVAINVIPSGEKAKVIKAKTDISTIEGALDNYKLQNDVYPTTAQGLQALVTAPDGADPAKYQRGGYIKRLPNDPWGRPYLYASPGQHGDADVWTLGADNKEGGEGADADIGSWQ, encoded by the coding sequence ATGAACACCCCCCGAAAAGCCCCGATCCGCAAGCGCCAACGCGAAGAGGGCTTCACGCCCGTTCGGCGCTCCGCCGAACACGGCTTCACGCCCGTTCGGCGCTCCGCCGAACACGGCTTCACGCTTGTCGAACTGATGGTCGTGATCGTCATCCTCGGACTGCTCGCGACGATCGTCGCGATCAACGTCATCCCGAGCGGCGAGAAGGCCAAGGTCATCAAGGCCAAGACCGATATCTCGACGATCGAGGGTGCCCTGGACAATTACAAGCTGCAGAACGACGTCTACCCCACGACGGCGCAGGGTCTGCAAGCCCTGGTGACCGCACCGGACGGCGCCGATCCGGCGAAGTATCAGCGTGGCGGCTATATCAAGCGCCTGCCCAACGATCCGTGGGGACGCCCCTATCTCTACGCCTCGCCGGGCCAGCACGGCGATGCCGACGTCTGGACGCTCGGCGCCGACAACAAGGAAGGTGGCGAGGGAGCCGATGCCGATATCGGCAGCTGGCAGTAG
- the gspF gene encoding type II secretion system inner membrane protein GspF → MADFDYLAIDTRGRETRGHIAAESIDDARVLLDRKRLYVVKVEPGSGPAATRGKPLLSDFRFGTKKMGAKQLALFTRQLATLNRVSPLEESLRTITRQTEQETVRTIVASVHAGVVEGRRLAEAMGREPKSFPPLYRAMVSAGERSGSLPVILERLSVLLERQAEINGKIITTLAYPAVLAVVAMGVVTALMVFVVPQVVEQFDTVGQELPLLTKIVIGISAFLVGYWWAILIAIALATFGIWRALKDPGIKLAFDSWLLRLPLLGRLIRDLHAARMARTLATMVASRLPLLEGLTLTAGTIHNRRLRLASDEIVESIRGGGSLSAAMRRAGVFPPLLTYLAASGETAGQLDDMLERAADYLEREFDRFTATALSLLEPAIIVLMGGIVATIVLSILLPILQLNTLAGQ, encoded by the coding sequence ATGGCTGATTTCGACTATCTGGCGATCGACACGCGCGGGCGCGAGACGCGGGGGCATATCGCCGCCGAGTCGATCGACGACGCGCGTGTCCTGCTGGACAGGAAGCGGCTCTATGTCGTGAAGGTCGAGCCTGGGTCGGGCCCGGCCGCGACGCGCGGCAAGCCTTTGCTCTCCGATTTTCGTTTCGGCACGAAGAAGATGGGGGCGAAGCAGCTCGCCCTCTTCACTCGCCAGCTCGCCACGCTCAACCGGGTCTCGCCGCTGGAAGAATCGCTTCGCACCATTACTCGTCAGACCGAACAGGAGACGGTCCGCACCATCGTCGCCTCAGTCCATGCCGGTGTGGTGGAGGGGCGCCGCCTGGCCGAGGCGATGGGTCGCGAGCCGAAGAGCTTCCCGCCGCTCTACCGCGCGATGGTTTCCGCCGGCGAGCGTTCGGGCTCGCTGCCGGTGATTCTCGAGCGCCTCTCGGTGCTGCTCGAGCGCCAGGCGGAGATCAACGGCAAGATCATCACCACGCTGGCGTATCCCGCCGTGCTCGCCGTCGTTGCGATGGGCGTCGTGACGGCGCTGATGGTGTTCGTCGTGCCGCAGGTGGTGGAGCAGTTCGACACGGTCGGGCAGGAACTGCCGCTGCTGACCAAGATCGTGATCGGCATTTCCGCCTTTCTCGTCGGCTATTGGTGGGCGATCCTGATCGCGATCGCGCTCGCGACGTTCGGCATATGGCGCGCGCTCAAGGACCCCGGGATCAAGCTCGCCTTCGACAGCTGGCTGCTTCGGCTGCCGTTGCTCGGGCGCCTGATCCGCGATCTCCACGCCGCACGCATGGCACGCACCCTGGCGACGATGGTCGCGAGCCGCCTGCCGCTGCTTGAGGGCCTGACCCTCACCGCGGGTACGATCCACAACCGCCGCCTGCGCCTTGCCTCGGACGAGATCGTCGAATCGATCCGTGGCGGTGGAAGCCTGTCGGCGGCGATGCGCAGAGCCGGCGTGTTCCCGCCACTGCTCACCTATCTTGCCGCCTCGGGCGAGACGGCGGGGCAGCTCGACGACATGCTCGAACGCGCGGCCGATTATCTGGAGCGCGAGTTCGACCGCTTCACCGCTACGGCGCTCTCGCTGCTCGAGCCTGCGATCATCGTCCTGATGGGGGGAATCGTCGCCACCATCGTTCTCTCCATTCTGCTGCCGATCCTGCAGCTCAACACGCTCGCCGGCCAGTGA
- a CDS encoding Glu/Leu/Phe/Val dehydrogenase dimerization domain-containing protein, with amino-acid sequence MTSGWGFPDFDDHEGVHLFTDPTSGLQAVIAVHSTTLGPAAGGVRFWHYADSDGAITDALRLSRGMSFKNAMAGLPMGGGKGVVLAANPGDSITVPQLEAFGRAVDSLGGRYVTAEDVGMSEASMKIIATMTRHVSGLPVAAGSAGGDPGPFTAMGVYLGVKAAAKRGLSADSMKGVHVAIQGIGSVGGGLARLLAKDGARLTLADVNADKAAALAAELGAETAAADAILGIEADIVSPNALGAILTGESIAALRTSIVAGGANNQLATKSDGAQLAARGILYAPDYVINAGGIINVGLEYLGQGDRAEVEARIARIPDRLVEVWDESDRSGAPASDVADMIAGRLIGRA; translated from the coding sequence GTGACCAGCGGCTGGGGCTTCCCCGATTTCGACGATCATGAGGGCGTGCACCTCTTCACCGATCCGACGTCCGGCCTTCAGGCGGTGATCGCGGTGCATTCGACCACGCTCGGCCCCGCGGCCGGTGGCGTGCGCTTCTGGCATTATGCGGACAGCGACGGCGCGATCACCGATGCGCTTCGCCTGTCGCGTGGCATGAGCTTCAAGAATGCGATGGCCGGCCTGCCGATGGGTGGTGGCAAAGGCGTGGTGCTGGCGGCGAATCCAGGCGATTCGATCACCGTGCCCCAGCTCGAGGCATTCGGCCGGGCGGTCGATTCGCTCGGCGGCCGCTACGTGACGGCCGAGGATGTCGGTATGTCCGAGGCGAGCATGAAGATCATCGCGACCATGACGCGTCACGTCTCCGGCCTGCCGGTCGCGGCGGGCAGCGCGGGCGGCGATCCGGGGCCGTTCACGGCGATGGGCGTGTATCTCGGCGTGAAAGCCGCGGCGAAGCGTGGCCTGTCGGCGGATTCGATGAAGGGCGTGCATGTCGCGATCCAGGGCATCGGCAGCGTCGGCGGCGGGCTTGCCCGGCTGCTCGCAAAGGACGGTGCGCGCCTCACGCTGGCTGACGTGAACGCTGACAAGGCAGCGGCGCTCGCGGCCGAGCTTGGCGCCGAAACCGCCGCGGCGGACGCGATCCTCGGTATCGAGGCTGATATCGTCAGCCCCAATGCGCTCGGTGCGATCCTCACCGGGGAATCGATCGCCGCGCTGCGCACCAGCATCGTCGCTGGCGGCGCGAATAACCAGCTTGCGACCAAGTCCGACGGTGCCCAGCTCGCGGCGCGCGGTATCCTGTACGCGCCGGACTACGTCATCAACGCAGGCGGCATCATCAATGTCGGCCTTGAATATCTCGGCCAGGGCGACCGTGCCGAGGTCGAGGCCCGAATCGCGCGCATCCCCGATCGTCTCGTCGAAGTCTGGGATGAAAGCGACCGCAGTGGCGCTCCGGCGTCCGATGTGGCGGATATGATCGCCGGGCGGCTGATCGGGCGCGCCTGA
- a CDS encoding amidohydrolase family protein — translation MHIGRRDFLKLSGATFATTALSGTLIASDVPRNRPIIDVHMHAYPATTRFPNPIVNPITGAKSPILNGADHLSACIAEMKRHNVVRGIVSGGDGDRLRAAIDWHDRDPDRFVAGAGIRGSEDTPLPSLDTLRKAFSGGRLHVLGEVTSQYAGLSLSDPTYEPYLALAEELDIPVALHTGTMPEGTTFDPCCRPARARFGNPELVEEVLNRHPKLRLNLMHAGWPYLDDTMAMLMLYPNVNVDTGTLDWLMPRPHFHDYLHTLVNAGFGKRIMFGSDQMYWPDAIGLAIEGVETAAFLTEDQKRDIFYNNAVRFYKLTGGASS, via the coding sequence ATGCACATCGGACGCAGGGATTTCCTGAAATTGAGTGGCGCGACCTTCGCCACCACCGCTTTGTCCGGCACCCTGATCGCGTCCGATGTTCCACGGAACCGGCCGATCATCGATGTGCACATGCATGCCTATCCGGCAACGACCCGGTTCCCCAACCCGATCGTCAACCCGATCACCGGCGCGAAGAGTCCCATCCTGAACGGGGCGGACCACCTCTCGGCCTGCATCGCAGAAATGAAGCGACACAATGTGGTCAGGGGAATCGTCAGCGGCGGCGATGGCGACCGCCTGCGGGCCGCGATCGACTGGCATGATCGCGATCCCGATCGTTTCGTCGCCGGCGCAGGCATCCGCGGGTCGGAAGACACGCCGCTGCCGTCCCTCGATACGCTGCGGAAAGCCTTTTCCGGGGGCAGGCTGCACGTGCTCGGCGAAGTGACCTCCCAATATGCCGGCCTGTCGCTCAGCGACCCGACATATGAACCCTATCTTGCGCTGGCGGAGGAACTCGACATCCCGGTGGCACTCCATACCGGGACGATGCCGGAGGGAACGACCTTCGATCCGTGCTGCCGGCCGGCACGGGCACGCTTCGGCAACCCAGAACTGGTTGAGGAGGTGCTCAACCGGCACCCGAAGCTTCGCCTGAACCTGATGCATGCCGGCTGGCCGTATCTGGACGACACGATGGCGATGCTGATGCTCTACCCGAACGTGAACGTCGATACCGGTACGCTCGACTGGCTCATGCCCCGCCCGCACTTCCACGACTATCTGCACACGCTGGTGAATGCTGGCTTCGGCAAGCGCATCATGTTCGGCTCGGACCAGATGTACTGGCCGGATGCGATCGGCCTCGCGATCGAGGGGGTCGAGACAGCCGCGTTCCTGACCGAGGATCAGAAACGCGACATTTTCTACAACAACGCAGTCCGCTTCTACAAATTGACCGGCGGCGCATCGTCATGA
- the gspI gene encoding type II secretion system minor pseudopilin GspI has translation MRSRGFTLIEMMVALAVFSLAALALIRLEGATIRGTSILDSTLIAQMVARNVAIEAMTDAKPPSVGIAKGVEQNGGKAWTWTRETRPTADARILSIDVQVADSTGSRRGHLTVVRVATIGGAAS, from the coding sequence ATGAGGTCCCGGGGATTCACCCTCATCGAGATGATGGTCGCGCTGGCGGTGTTCAGCCTGGCGGCGCTCGCCCTGATCCGGCTTGAGGGCGCGACGATCCGCGGCACCTCAATTCTCGATTCGACGCTGATCGCGCAGATGGTCGCGCGCAATGTCGCGATCGAGGCGATGACCGACGCCAAACCGCCGAGCGTAGGCATTGCCAAGGGCGTCGAGCAGAATGGCGGCAAGGCCTGGACCTGGACTCGCGAAACGCGCCCGACCGCCGATGCGCGAATCCTCAGCATCGATGTCCAGGTCGCCGACTCGACGGGGAGCCGGCGGGGACATCTGACGGTGGTGCGCGTCGCGACCATCGGCGGGGCGGCATCATGA
- a CDS encoding type II secretion system protein N yields MRRIRLKTGPRAFFGAVFVVALIALLPLRLAMGWFDLGDTGLTARQVSGSIWYGTLREASFGGVALGDLRAGLSPIQLLIGRARIDLAGPGRGSARPFRGAIGVSRHSFGVDDLTATLPAGAVFAPVPVSALELDDVSVRFQDGNCEKAEGRVRATISGDLAGINLGQGMTGAARCDAGALLLPLASQAGTETVTLRLWATGRFRGELTVQPGDPAAIEKLVLNGFQATPNGYRLSIEGRF; encoded by the coding sequence ATGAGACGGATTCGACTGAAGACCGGGCCGCGCGCCTTTTTTGGCGCGGTGTTCGTGGTCGCGCTGATCGCCCTGCTGCCGCTGCGTCTCGCCATGGGTTGGTTCGATCTCGGTGATACCGGCCTTACGGCGCGTCAGGTGAGCGGAAGCATCTGGTACGGGACCTTGCGCGAGGCGAGCTTCGGCGGCGTGGCGCTGGGCGATCTGCGGGCAGGGCTGTCGCCGATCCAGCTCCTCATTGGGCGGGCGCGAATCGACCTGGCCGGGCCGGGGCGAGGCTCCGCCCGGCCGTTTCGCGGTGCGATCGGGGTCAGCCGCCACAGCTTCGGCGTGGATGACCTGACCGCGACGCTTCCAGCGGGTGCCGTCTTCGCACCGGTGCCGGTCTCGGCGCTCGAACTCGACGATGTCAGCGTCCGTTTCCAGGATGGGAATTGCGAGAAGGCGGAAGGGCGCGTGCGCGCCACGATCTCCGGCGATCTTGCCGGCATCAATCTCGGCCAGGGCATGACCGGAGCCGCGCGTTGCGACGCAGGGGCGCTGTTGCTCCCGCTGGCCAGCCAGGCGGGAACTGAGACGGTAACGCTTCGTCTATGGGCCACGGGCCGGTTCCGCGGCGAGCTGACGGTGCAACCGGGAGATCCCGCCGCAATCGAGAAGCTGGTCCTCAATGGCTTCCAGGCCACCCCGAACGGCTACAGGCTGTCGATCGAGGGGCGCTTCTGA
- a CDS encoding ATPase, T2SS/T4P/T4SS family: MQIAPGNAEDAVEPLVLSEGTPLPDRVIAIPYGFARRFGVALEAGDGSHLSIAMREGSDPKVLLELRRHLARPFDVSFVTPEDFDRLLSDRYAMDGQAAAVAAGTLGLGDELDLLAGDLPTADDLLDTADDAPAIRLINGIIADAARNGVSDIHIEPYETGLVVRMRIDGVLRETLRMPPHVAPVVVSRVKVMARLDIAERRVPQDGRIGLTLGGKLLDVRVSTLPSRAGERVVLRILDKENAGITLDVLGMTAAINTMLKGALSEPNGIILVTGPTGSGKTTTLYAALRLLNDGSRNILTVEDPVEYAMDGIGQTQVNPKVGLTFAAGLRAILRQDPDVVMVGEIRDRETAEIAVQASLTGHLVLSTVHTNDAVGAITRMRDMKVEPFLLASTLRAVIAQRLVRKLCEHCRRPVQASGSVSALLGFDAGAVVYEPVGCEHCQGSGFKGRIGVFEAIRVDETIRRLINDGGDEAIIARHAFLHSPNLGSAARQLVREGLTTPEEAVRVSRRDMADIEAPLVVDTPSDG; encoded by the coding sequence ATGCAGATCGCCCCGGGCAATGCTGAAGACGCGGTTGAGCCGCTGGTGCTGTCGGAGGGCACGCCGCTGCCCGATCGCGTGATCGCTATCCCCTATGGTTTCGCGCGGCGCTTCGGCGTTGCGCTCGAGGCTGGCGACGGCAGCCACTTGTCGATCGCAATGCGGGAAGGGTCGGACCCGAAGGTCCTGCTTGAACTGCGCCGCCATCTCGCCCGTCCGTTCGACGTCAGCTTCGTCACGCCCGAGGATTTCGACCGGCTGCTGTCCGATCGTTATGCGATGGACGGGCAAGCGGCCGCCGTCGCGGCGGGCACGCTGGGGCTGGGCGATGAGCTCGACCTGCTCGCCGGTGATCTGCCGACGGCGGACGATCTGCTCGACACCGCCGACGATGCGCCGGCGATCCGCCTGATCAACGGCATCATCGCCGACGCAGCGCGCAACGGCGTGTCCGACATCCATATCGAGCCTTATGAGACCGGCCTCGTCGTGCGCATGCGGATCGACGGCGTGCTGCGCGAGACATTGCGCATGCCGCCGCACGTTGCGCCGGTCGTGGTCAGCCGGGTCAAGGTGATGGCGCGCCTCGACATCGCCGAGCGCCGGGTGCCGCAGGATGGCCGCATCGGCCTGACGCTGGGCGGCAAGCTGCTCGACGTCCGCGTCTCGACGCTGCCAAGCCGGGCCGGCGAGCGCGTGGTGCTGCGTATCCTCGACAAGGAGAATGCGGGCATCACGCTCGACGTGCTTGGCATGACCGCGGCGATCAACACCATGCTGAAGGGCGCGCTGTCCGAGCCCAACGGCATCATCCTGGTCACCGGCCCGACCGGATCGGGCAAGACGACGACGCTCTATGCGGCGTTACGGCTTCTCAACGACGGCAGCCGCAACATCCTGACGGTCGAGGACCCGGTCGAATATGCCATGGACGGCATCGGCCAGACCCAGGTGAACCCCAAGGTCGGACTGACCTTCGCCGCCGGCCTGCGCGCGATCCTGCGTCAGGATCCTGACGTGGTGATGGTCGGCGAAATCCGCGACCGCGAGACTGCCGAGATCGCCGTGCAGGCTTCTCTTACCGGCCATCTCGTGCTGTCGACCGTCCACACCAACGACGCGGTCGGCGCGATTACCCGCATGCGCGACATGAAGGTCGAGCCGTTCCTGCTTGCTTCGACGCTCCGCGCCGTGATCGCGCAGCGCCTCGTGCGCAAATTGTGCGAGCATTGCCGTCGTCCGGTGCAGGCAAGCGGCTCGGTATCGGCGCTGCTCGGCTTCGATGCTGGCGCTGTGGTCTATGAGCCGGTTGGCTGCGAGCATTGCCAGGGATCTGGCTTCAAGGGGCGGATCGGCGTGTTCGAGGCAATACGCGTCGACGAGACGATCCGCCGCCTGATCAACGATGGTGGCGACGAGGCGATCATCGCCCGCCACGCCTTTCTCCATTCGCCCAATCTGGGCTCTGCGGCGCGGCAACTGGTGCGCGAGGGCCTGACCACGCCCGAGGAAGCGGTCCGCGTCTCGCGCAGGGACATGGCCGATATCGAAGCGCCTCTGGTGGTGGATACGCCGTCGGATGGCTGA
- the gspL gene encoding type II secretion system protein GspL — translation MTDSLTLFLPTGNAPWRWLRVADGVVATRGEGLPDLPGDSEPPIVVVPADAVTLHWAELPDRSTAQAVTAARMLVSDASAAPIGELHVAVGREGDHAERPIAVVSAAQMQAWLETLAAHGVDPAMLVPSPMLLPRPEHGYLRADLGGEGVVRGQTSGFADEARLTELITGGVAPTVLGRDELETAIAAALVSPALDLRQGPFARRRRFAIDWGLIRRLGWLSVAILTVTLLISLMQIMKYNLAADSLERQADLLARQGLPRGETVNNADRQLDTRLSGLRGGGAGFSRTAAAVFAAIRSVPGAEARTLNFGAGGELRATVSAESEGQITDLRLRIESYGFAVRQSTIESSAGRFSSELTVTPR, via the coding sequence ATGACCGATTCGCTCACCCTCTTCCTGCCCACGGGCAACGCGCCATGGCGCTGGCTTCGCGTCGCCGATGGCGTGGTCGCCACGCGCGGCGAGGGGCTACCCGATCTTCCCGGTGACTCGGAACCGCCGATCGTCGTCGTGCCGGCTGACGCGGTCACGCTGCATTGGGCCGAACTGCCGGATCGCTCGACCGCTCAGGCAGTGACGGCGGCGCGGATGCTGGTGAGCGATGCCAGCGCCGCGCCGATAGGCGAGTTGCACGTCGCGGTAGGACGCGAGGGCGACCACGCCGAACGGCCGATTGCGGTGGTCTCCGCCGCGCAGATGCAGGCATGGCTCGAAACGCTCGCCGCGCATGGGGTCGATCCCGCGATGCTGGTGCCGTCGCCGATGCTGCTGCCCCGTCCGGAACATGGCTATCTTCGCGCCGATCTGGGCGGGGAAGGGGTGGTTCGCGGCCAGACCAGCGGGTTCGCCGACGAGGCGCGCCTGACTGAACTGATCACCGGCGGGGTCGCGCCGACAGTGCTTGGCCGCGACGAACTGGAAACCGCGATCGCCGCCGCGCTGGTATCGCCCGCGCTCGACCTCAGGCAGGGACCGTTCGCGCGTCGCCGGCGTTTCGCGATCGACTGGGGACTGATCCGCCGACTTGGCTGGCTCTCGGTCGCGATCCTCACCGTGACTCTGCTCATCAGCCTCATGCAGATCATGAAATATAATCTTGCCGCCGATTCGCTTGAGCGTCAGGCCGATCTGCTCGCGCGCCAGGGGCTGCCGCGCGGCGAAACCGTCAACAATGCCGATCGCCAGCTCGACACGCGCCTCTCCGGCCTGCGCGGCGGCGGCGCTGGTTTCAGCCGGACTGCCGCAGCGGTGTTCGCCGCGATCCGATCGGTGCCGGGGGCGGAAGCACGAACCCTGAATTTCGGGGCCGGGGGCGAATTGCGGGCAACGGTTTCGGCGGAAAGCGAGGGGCAGATCACCGATCTGCGCCTGCGGATAGAAAGCTACGGCTTTGCCGTCCGCCAGAGCACGATCGAATCGAGTGCCGGCCGTTTCTCAAGCGAACTGACGGTGACCCCGCGATGA
- the gspM gene encoding type II secretion system protein GspM has product MIERLRLWFTGRSLREQRMLLVMVALAALTFVWAGIIWPVTDGLSSARERHADALIRLAETQARMKEVESLQRQRPAPLEAQLDTVIRDRANEAGFALASVTADGPNRVQITIATARPGPLFGWIAGLESAGILVDSLSTADNGDKTVSAQLSLKVRGQ; this is encoded by the coding sequence ATGATCGAGCGCCTGCGCCTCTGGTTCACCGGACGCTCGCTGCGCGAGCAGCGGATGCTCCTGGTCATGGTCGCGCTGGCCGCGCTGACCTTTGTCTGGGCAGGCATCATCTGGCCGGTCACCGACGGCCTCTCCTCGGCGCGCGAACGCCATGCCGATGCGCTGATCCGGCTTGCCGAGACTCAGGCCCGTATGAAGGAAGTGGAATCGCTCCAGCGCCAGCGGCCAGCGCCGCTCGAGGCGCAGCTCGACACGGTCATCCGCGACCGGGCCAATGAGGCAGGCTTCGCGCTGGCGAGCGTGACCGCAGACGGGCCGAATCGGGTGCAGATCACTATCGCCACTGCCCGGCCAGGCCCGTTATTCGGCTGGATCGCGGGCCTCGAAAGCGCCGGCATCCTGGTTGATTCGCTTTCCACCGCCGATAATGGGGACAAGACCGTCTCGGCCCAGCTTTCGCTGAAGGTCCGCGGGCAATGA